TTTGACATCCTTTTCTTCTGGGTGGCCCGCATGATGATGATGGGCCTGCAGTTCATGGACAACGTGCCTTTCAAGGACGTCTACATTCACGCCCTGGTCCGCGACGAGCACGGCAAGAAGATGTCCAAGTCCACGGGCAACGTCATCAATCCTTTGGAGATGATCGACAAGTACGGCTGCGACTCCCTGCGCTTCACCCTGACCTCGTTCGCGGCCATGGGTCGGGACATCAAACTGTCCGAGGCGCGCATCGAGGGCTATCGTCATTTCATCAACAAGATCTGGAACGCGGCCCGGTTCGCGCTCATGCACGTGGACGGCAGCGAGCCGGAGTTCGATCCCGGAAAATTGTCCGGGCTGCATCACAAATGGATTCTGCACCGTCTGGAAATGCTCAAGAAAGAGCACGCCGTCCAGATCGAGGGCTACCGTTTCAACGAGGCGGCCCAGGGCCTGTACGGATTCGTCTGGCGCGAGTTCTGTGACTGGTATCTCGAACTGATCAAGCCCGAGCTCTACGGCGAGGACGAGGCGGCCAAGGCCGCTGCACGGTCCTGCCTCAAGCACGTGCTGTCCGAGATCATGATCATCGCCCATCCGGTCATTCCCTTCGTGACCCAGGAGATCTGGTCCTGCATCCCGTCCCTTGATGCCGAGAGCCTGGCCGTGCGCCCCTATCCCAAGGTCCGGCCGGTGTGCGAGGACGAGGGTGCGGTCCGCGACATGGAGTTTCTGCAGGGCGTCATCGTGGCCGTGCGCAACATTCGCTCCGAGCTTGGCGTGGCTCCGGGTGTCCCGCTTGCGGTGCTGATGCGGGCCGGGAGTGATGATCAGGCCTTCCTGATGGCCCATGAAACGGAAATAGCGGCCCTGGCCAGGGTCGGGACGCTGACCGTGGGCGCCGACATCGAAGCGCCCAAGGGATGCGCCTCGGCGGTGGTCCGTGGCTGCGAGCTCTATGTGCCGCTCGAAGGGGTGGTGGATTTTGTGGCCGAATTGGCCCGCCTCGACAAGGAACTGGGCAAGATATCGAAGGAACTCGACTTCGTGACCAAGAAACTTGGCAACGAGAGTTTTGTGAGCAAAGCCCCCGAGGACGTGGTGGCCAAGGAAAAGGCCAAGGCGGCGGATTTCGCAGAGAAAAAGGCCACCTTGGAGCAGCTGCGGGCCAAGGTGCAGGAGTTCGTCGGCTAAAAGCCCTTTGCGTATTGGAGAGGGTTAAAGGCATGGATTCCCGCCTTCGCGGGAATGACGTATACGCCGCGAGTTACATCCGGGTCATTCCCGCGAAGGCGGGAATCCATGCCTTTTGCGGCCCGGGAAGATGGATCCCCGTTTTTACGGGGATGACGCATGCGCAGTGAGCCACGCCCGGGTCATTCCCGCGAAGGCGGGAATCCTGCCTTTTGCCGGTGGCCGAGGACTGTCGGCCTCAGACAGGGCTGTCCCTGAATATGTAAACCAAAGGAAACATCATGGCCAAAGCATATCTCATCGGCGCGGGTCCCGGCGACCCGGGTCTTATCACGGTCAAGGGCCAGCGCCTCCTGCAGGAGTGCGAGGTCGTTATTTACGATTACCTGGCCAGCAAGACCTTTTTGTCCCTGTGCCGCCCCGACGCCGAGATCATCTATGTCGGCAAGAAGGGCGGTGACCATACCCTGCCCCAGGACCAGATCAACGATCTTATCGTGGCCAAGGTCAAGGAAGGCAAAAACGTGGCCCGCTTGAAGGGCGGCGACCCCTACATTTTCGGGCGCGGAGCCGAAGAGGCCGAGGAACTTCTCGAAGCCGGGCTCGAATTCGAGGTCGTGCCCGGAGTGACTTCGGCCGTGGCGGGCGCGGCCTACGCGGGCATCCCGCTCACGCATCGAAAATACGCTTCTTCCGTGTCGCTGATCACCGGCCACGAAGATCCGACCAAGCCTGATTCCGCCCACAATTGGCCCGCCCTGGCCACCGCGGCCAGTACCCTGTGCTTCTACATGGGGGTTAAGAATCTGCCGTATATTTCGGCCAAGCTGATCGAAAACGGGATGCGCCCGGACATGCCCGCCGCCCTGGTGCGCTGGGGCACAACAAGCGAGCACCAGTCCTGGGTCTCGACCATTGGTGAGATCGCGGCCATGGCCGAGCGTGAAGGGGTGAAGGCCCCGTCCATGCTGGTCGTGGGCGAGGTGGTGCAATTGCACGACACCCTGAACTGGTTTGAGAAGCTGCCCCTGCACGGCAAAGGCGTGGTCGTGACCCGCGCCCGCGAGCAGGCCAGCGGTTTGAAAGACACCCTGGAGGGCCTCGGCGCGGCCTGCTACGAATTTCCGACCATCACCATCATGCCCCTGGAAGACTACGCGCCGGTTCGCGAAGCCATCGACAGGCTCGCAGACTATGATTGGGCAATTTTCACCTCCGTCAACGGCGTGCGGCATTTTTGGAACCAGCTCGAACTCGTTGGTAAGGACGCCCGGGCTTTTGGCGGCATGCAGATCGCGGCCATCGGACCGGCCACGGCCGAGGCTTTGCTCGAGCGCGGCATCCGCCCCGATTTCATTCCGCCCAAATACGTGGCCGAGTCCGTGGTCGAGGGACTGCTGGAGCGCGGCGTGGCCGGCAAGAAGGTCCTCATCCCCCGCGCCAAGGTCGCCCGTGAGGTGTTGCCCGAAGAGCTGGCCAAGGTCGCGGCGCAGGTGGACGTATTGCCCGTCTATGAAACCGTGCTGACCCAGGAGGACGGAGCCGAGATCATCGAACTTCTCGAAAAGGGCAGGCTCCATTACCTGACCTTCTCCAGTTCCTCCACGGTGGAGAACTTCTTTGCTCTGGTCCCGGCGGACAGCCTGCGCCCCTTTGTCAGCAAAGGGCTCAAGATCTGTTGTATCGGACCCGTGACTGCCAAGACCTTGAGCGACTACGGCTTCACCCCGGACATCATGCCTGAGGATTACACCATCCCGGCCCTGGTCGAAGCCTTGGTGAAAGGATAAGGTTATGGCCATCGCGCTTGGCGTCCTCGTTTCCGGTTCCGGTTCCAACCTGCAGGCCATCATCGACAGGGTGGGCGACGGCAGCCTTGACGCGGACATCCGCATCGTCATCGCCAACAAACCCGACGCGCAGGGACTTGAGCGCGCGCGGAAGGCGGGCATCACCACGGCCTGCGTGCGTCATGACGAGTTTCCCGAGCGCGAGCGCTTCGACCGCGAACTGGTCCGGCTGCTGCAAGAGGCAAAGGTCAGGCTCGTTGCCCTGGCCGGGTTCATGCGCATCCTGACGCCCGTGTTCTTGACGCCCTTTGCCGGACGCGTGGTCAATATTCATCCGGCCTTGCTCCCGGCCTGTCCGGGTCTGCGCGCCCAGGAGCAGCAGGCCGGGCACGGGGTGCGGCTGGCCGGGTGCACCGTACATTTCGTGGATGAAGAGATGGACCACGGCCCGATCATCATCCAGGCCGCCGTGCCCGCCTACGCGGACGACGATGAGGCCACGCTCGGCGCACGCATCCTTGAGATGGAACACCGCATCTATCCCCAGGCCCTGCAATGGATCGCACAGGACCGGGTGCAGGTCGTCGGACGGCAGGTTGTGGTGCGCGGCGCGTCCAGAACCATGGGCGCGCTGTGGGCCAATCCGCCTTTGGAAAGGCCTTTTGATTCCTGAGGGAGACAACATATGAACACATTCGAGCTGGTTTTGACAGACGAGGAAAAGCGTTTTTGCAAGGACCTCGTGATCTGGGTCATCCGGCAGCATCTCAGTCAGACTTCCGAGGCCAGACCCGTTCTCGAGTCCACGACCTTGAGCGCAGAACTGGGCGCTTTTGTGACCTTGAAGCGGGGCGGGCGGCTACGCGGCTGCATCGGCAATATTGTCGGTAGCGGCCCGCTGGTCGCTACCATCGAGCGCATGGCCGGAGCAGCGGCTTTCGAGGACCCGCGATTTCCTCCGCTCACGGCCGGGGAGCTTGACGACCTTGAGATCGAGGTCTCGGTCATGGGGCCGTTGACCCCCTGCCCTGACCCGGAGTTGATCGAGGTCGGCCGGCATGGGCTTTATATCCGCAAATCCATACATTCCGGTCTGCTGCTGCCGCAGGTGGCCACGGAGTGGGGCTGGGACCGCGAAACGTTTCTGGATCAGACCTGCGTCAAGGCCGGATTGCCTAAAGGCACCTGGCGCAAACCAAAGACGGAGATTTGGTGGTTTGAAGCCGTCATTTTTTAAAGGAAGGTACAGTATGCGTACGTTTATTTTCACTTTGATTCTGGTTTGTCTGTGTTCGTTCTCAGCCTTTGCGGAAGGGACCAAAGTCTCCTTGACCACCAGCAAGGGCATCATCGTCATCGAACTCGATGAGGCCAAGGCTCCGGTCTCGGCGCAGAATTTTCTGACCTATGTGAACGAGGGCTTTTATGACGGGACGGTTTTTCACCGCGTCATCAAGGGCTTCATGATCCAGGGCGGCGGCATGGACACTGCCATGCACCAGAAACGCGGCCACGCGCCCATCAAGAACGAGGCCGACAACGGACTCAAAAACGACACGTACACTGTCGCCATGGCCCGCACGGGCGAGGTTGATTCCGCCACCTCCCAGTTTTTCATCAACACGGCGGACAACGCCTTCCTGAATCACGGCACTCGTGATTTCGGGTACGCGGTCTTCGGCAGGGTCGTCGCGGGCAAGCGGGTGGTGGATATGATCGAGGCCGTGAGCACTGGTTCCAAGGGCATGCATTCGGATGTGCCGCTGGAGCCGGTGATCATCGAAAAGGCCGAAGTGATGAAGTGAAACCGGCATGAAATGCAAAAAAAAGGGGGGCGGTCCAAGCGGATCGCCCCCCCTTTTTTTTGCGCGTTATTTCTAGCGCAGCAGATCAGGCAGGATGGTGATGATGCGCGGGAAGAAGGTCAGCAGGAGCAGGCTCGCCAGCAGCGCGTAGAGATAGGGCAGGGAGGCTTTCATAACTTTTTCCAGGGGCACCTTGGTGATGGCGCTGGCCACGAAGAGATCCAGGCCCACGGGCGGCGTGATGCAGCCGATGGCCAGGTTGCAGACCATAAGCACGCCGAAGAAGAGCGGATCGATGCCCAGGCTCTTGGCCACCGGTAGGAAGATGGGGGTCAGGATGACCACGGCGGCCGAGGCGTTGACCATGGTTCCGATGAACAGCAACAGCACGTTCATGGCCAGCAGGAAAAGGAGCGGCGATGAGGTCAGGCTGGCTACGAAGGCTCCGACGTGGTGGGGAATCTGGAGGTTGGTCAGGAGCCAGCCGAAGACGTTGGCCGCGCCGACCAGGAACATGATGATCGTCGTGCCGATGACGGCCTGGAAGATGATCTTGGGGAAATCCTTGAATTTGAGTTCCTTGTAGATGAACATGCCGACGAAGATGCCGTACACGGCGGCCACGGCCGCGGCTTCGGTCGGGGTGAAGATGCCGCCGTAGATGCCACCGATGATGATGACCGGGGTCATGAGGGCGAAGAAGGAGTCTTTGAACGAGGTCCACAGGGCCGGCACGGAAAACGTTCCTTCGGCCTTGATCCCGTTCTTTTTGGCCAGGTACCAGCTGACCAGCATCATGGACAGCCCCATGAGGATGCCGGGCAGGAACCCGCCCACGAAGAGATCGCCGATGGAGGTGTCGGCGATGACGCCGTACACGACCAGAGTGATGGACGGTGGGATGACGATGCCCACGGTGCCGCCAGCGGCGACGATGCCCGTGGCCCATTCCCGGGTGTAGCCCTTCTTTTCCATCTCATTGACCATGGTCGAGCCCAGGGCGGCGGTGGTGGCCGCAGAGGAGCCGGAGATGGCGGCGAAGAACATGCCTGACACGGCCACGGCCTGGGCCAGGCCGCCAGTGAACGATCCGACCAGGGCCTGGGAAAAATTGACCAGTCGTCCGGTCACGCCGCCTGCGGACATGAAGGCCCCGGCGAGCATGAAGAAGGGCACGGCCATGAAGGAAAAGGAATCGATGCCCGCGTACATCATCTGGGAAACCATGACGAGAGGCATGTTCATGAAAAAGTGGAGGATGGTCGCGGCGGCCAGGCAGAGGGCGAAGGCCACGGGCACGCCGAGCGCGGTCAGGCCAAGAAAGACGAAGAGGAGTACGAATTCCATGGCTAGACCTCCTGCCCTGTTTTGCGGCCTGTCAGGGCGTTGAAGATGCGCGTGGTTTCCCGGAACAGATACAGAAGCATGAGGATGCTGCTCACGGGGATGATCGCGTAGACCCAGCTCATGGGGATATCAAGGCCCGGAGCACGCTGGAAGGTCATGATGGACGTCATTTTCCAGCCCTGGGTCAGGAGCAGGATGATAAAGACGTAGCCGGCCAGGTTGATGATGATGTCCAGGGCTGTGCCGAATTTGGTGCCTTTGAACTTGT
This DNA window, taken from Desulfomicrobium sp. ZS1, encodes the following:
- the cobA gene encoding uroporphyrinogen-III C-methyltransferase, coding for MAKAYLIGAGPGDPGLITVKGQRLLQECEVVIYDYLASKTFLSLCRPDAEIIYVGKKGGDHTLPQDQINDLIVAKVKEGKNVARLKGGDPYIFGRGAEEAEELLEAGLEFEVVPGVTSAVAGAAYAGIPLTHRKYASSVSLITGHEDPTKPDSAHNWPALATAASTLCFYMGVKNLPYISAKLIENGMRPDMPAALVRWGTTSEHQSWVSTIGEIAAMAEREGVKAPSMLVVGEVVQLHDTLNWFEKLPLHGKGVVVTRAREQASGLKDTLEGLGAACYEFPTITIMPLEDYAPVREAIDRLADYDWAIFTSVNGVRHFWNQLELVGKDARAFGGMQIAAIGPATAEALLERGIRPDFIPPKYVAESVVEGLLERGVAGKKVLIPRAKVAREVLPEELAKVAAQVDVLPVYETVLTQEDGAEIIELLEKGRLHYLTFSSSSTVENFFALVPADSLRPFVSKGLKICCIGPVTAKTLSDYGFTPDIMPEDYTIPALVEALVKG
- the purN gene encoding phosphoribosylglycinamide formyltransferase, yielding MAIALGVLVSGSGSNLQAIIDRVGDGSLDADIRIVIANKPDAQGLERARKAGITTACVRHDEFPERERFDRELVRLLQEAKVRLVALAGFMRILTPVFLTPFAGRVVNIHPALLPACPGLRAQEQQAGHGVRLAGCTVHFVDEEMDHGPIIIQAAVPAYADDDEATLGARILEMEHRIYPQALQWIAQDRVQVVGRQVVVRGASRTMGALWANPPLERPFDS
- the amrA gene encoding AmmeMemoRadiSam system protein A, with the protein product MNTFELVLTDEEKRFCKDLVIWVIRQHLSQTSEARPVLESTTLSAELGAFVTLKRGGRLRGCIGNIVGSGPLVATIERMAGAAAFEDPRFPPLTAGELDDLEIEVSVMGPLTPCPDPELIEVGRHGLYIRKSIHSGLLLPQVATEWGWDRETFLDQTCVKAGLPKGTWRKPKTEIWWFEAVIF
- a CDS encoding peptidylprolyl isomerase, translating into MRTFIFTLILVCLCSFSAFAEGTKVSLTTSKGIIVIELDEAKAPVSAQNFLTYVNEGFYDGTVFHRVIKGFMIQGGGMDTAMHQKRGHAPIKNEADNGLKNDTYTVAMARTGEVDSATSQFFINTADNAFLNHGTRDFGYAVFGRVVAGKRVVDMIEAVSTGSKGMHSDVPLEPVIIEKAEVMK
- a CDS encoding TRAP transporter large permease; translated protein: MEFVLLFVFLGLTALGVPVAFALCLAAATILHFFMNMPLVMVSQMMYAGIDSFSFMAVPFFMLAGAFMSAGGVTGRLVNFSQALVGSFTGGLAQAVAVSGMFFAAISGSSAATTAALGSTMVNEMEKKGYTREWATGIVAAGGTVGIVIPPSITLVVYGVIADTSIGDLFVGGFLPGILMGLSMMLVSWYLAKKNGIKAEGTFSVPALWTSFKDSFFALMTPVIIIGGIYGGIFTPTEAAAVAAVYGIFVGMFIYKELKFKDFPKIIFQAVIGTTIIMFLVGAANVFGWLLTNLQIPHHVGAFVASLTSSPLLFLLAMNVLLLFIGTMVNASAAVVILTPIFLPVAKSLGIDPLFFGVLMVCNLAIGCITPPVGLDLFVASAITKVPLEKVMKASLPYLYALLASLLLLTFFPRIITILPDLLR
- a CDS encoding TRAP transporter small permease is translated as MDKLLKGVRTVLYGFSVAAMSVMLIVIFAQVVTRYSFGYTPEWSEELARFLFVWVVFLGSALIMGESGHLAVQFLPDKFKGTKFGTALDIIINLAGYVFIILLLTQGWKMTSIMTFQRAPGLDIPMSWVYAIIPVSSILMLLYLFRETTRIFNALTGRKTGQEV